DNA from Puniceicoccales bacterium:
CGCTATGTCATTTTAAGTCGGCATTGAAGTCGATAAATTACACCATGGACATCATCCAAAGGCTCAAAGCTATCCGGTTGAAATGCAGTGTTTTACTCGAAGATGCGATAATTGCTTGTTTTGATTTGCGCGAGGTGTGGCTGAAAGTCATGGATTCATGCCGAAATGAATGCGATGACGATGAAGATGATGAAGATGAATAGCCATGCCATTGCTTTCATTATTAGTAGTAGATGATGAAAAATATACCAGAGATGCTCTGGTTAAATTGCTTGGGACAAAGTATGATGTGTTTGTGGCCAGTGGTGTGGATGAGGCTTTGTCCTATTTAAAGAGTCACAAATTTTGTGCTGTTTTGACAGATTTGAGAATGGGAGCTTCATCGGGGATGAATGTGGTTGAACAATGTGTTGTAGGTGGCATTCCGTCCATAGTTATGACGGCCTATGGTGATGTGGAAACAGCTGTTTTAGCCATAAAAAATGGTGCTTTTGATTTCATTACCAAGCCCATAGATTTGCCAAAGCTCGATGTGCTATTGAAGCAGGCCATTAAATACAAATCTACCGAAACCATCACCATCGAGCCAAGTCAGGCCCGGCCGAGTATAATTTGTGCGGAGGATTCCCCGTTTATGTCCATTGCATTGAAGGCCAAGAAATTGGCGAATAATAGGGTGAATGTGTTGATCACAGGAGAGACCGGCACTGGCAAAGAGATAATTGCCGGAGTCATACATTTTTCTGGGCATAGAAAGACCAAACCATTTGTGCCTGTACATTGTGCTTCATTATCTAGCTCATTGCTGGAAAGCGAGTTATTTGGTCATGAAAAGGGTGCTTTTACCGGAGCCACAGCCAGACACATGGGTAGGTTTGAGAAGGCTAATGGTGGCACATTATTTTTAGATGAGATCGGAGAAATTGATATGCAGACCCAGATTAAGTTGCTGCGTTTTTTGGAAACAAGGTCCTTTGAGCGGGTGGGTGGAAGCGATCAACTATCTGTGGATGTTAGAGTTGTATGTGCAACAAACCGAGATCTTCAGGTCATGGTTGCCGAGGGTAAATTTAGAGAGGATTTATATTATAGGCTGAATGTGGTGGAGCTTAGGTTGCCGCCGCTACGGGAACGGAAGATGGACATTCCAAAATTGGTTGAGCATTACGTGGGATTATTTGCTAAAGAAAATAATCTGAAGGTTTCCGTTTCATTGGAAGTAATGGAGTTATTTATTAGCTACTCCTGGCCTGGCAATGTCAGAGAATTGCGAAATGTTTGCGAAAGTGCGGTGGTTCTATTGCCAGAGGATAGGAATGTGGTAATGGCCTGCGATTTGGATTCAAGGTATTGCTGATTTTTTTCTGATTTGATTTTTTTCTGATTGACAAAACGTTTTTTTAGAAATATCCATTATTCTGTTGTTGGTTCGTGTAGACAAGTATCGGATGAAGTGTGAAAAATATCAAAATTGTTGTTATTTGTAGCGGCAATACCTGTCGCAGTCCGATGGCGGAAGCACTTCTGGCAAAAGCTCTGGAACGAGAAACCGGTGCATTTGAGGTTGTCGGAGTTGGGTTATCTAGTATCGGCGGTAACATTGAGAATAATACTATTTTAGCCATGAAGAAAAT
Protein-coding regions in this window:
- a CDS encoding sigma-54 dependent transcriptional regulator encodes the protein MPLLSLLVVDDEKYTRDALVKLLGTKYDVFVASGVDEALSYLKSHKFCAVLTDLRMGASSGMNVVEQCVVGGIPSIVMTAYGDVETAVLAIKNGAFDFITKPIDLPKLDVLLKQAIKYKSTETITIEPSQARPSIICAEDSPFMSIALKAKKLANNRVNVLITGETGTGKEIIAGVIHFSGHRKTKPFVPVHCASLSSSLLESELFGHEKGAFTGATARHMGRFEKANGGTLFLDEIGEIDMQTQIKLLRFLETRSFERVGGSDQLSVDVRVVCATNRDLQVMVAEGKFREDLYYRLNVVELRLPPLRERKMDIPKLVEHYVGLFAKENNLKVSVSLEVMELFISYSWPGNVRELRNVCESAVVLLPEDRNVVMACDLDSRYC
- a CDS encoding low molecular weight protein arginine phosphatase; the encoded protein is MKNIKIVVICSGNTCRSPMAEALLAKALERETGAFEVVGVGLSSIGGNIENNTILAMKKIGIDLSGYKSKNLTQDIINEAVVVFCMTKEHLNS